CTGGGTAAGCAGAATCGCCAGTGAAGAACGGGCAAGCCCAGTGTTCGACAAGAACATGAAGGGGACCGAGAACAACGAAGGGGAGATGTTGAAGCTGCTGCAGATAGCAATGGCCTGCTGCGAAACCGATGATGAGAGCAGGTGGGAGCTGATGACAGTGCTGGAAAAGATCGAAGAGATAAAAGGAGAGTGAATGAAGGGTTTTCATGTAAGGCAATGGCTGAGGACGAAGACTCCTCCTCCAAGCAACTGCAGAAGTCGCTGGGGGAAGGCTATATACAGGAAGTCAACGTGAATCATGCGATTTGAGACATTGGAAGGCAGGTTTTGGGGAATGGTGTTCTTGCAGATACTTCTTGAGAGTGTGGAGTGTGTAAATTCATAGAACTTGATGAAATTGAACATGTTAGCTTAGACTAATGACTGATTTCCTTCTCCttcagttcttgattcatccatgaaaagattcattctcttcataagatatttactaataaaatttcatgaataactcatttaaatttttttatatatataataagtataAATCAACAAGAAAAGCAAATCTCATGTGATACACACCATTCACCTCTATAATGAATAGGTCTgttgaaaattttcttctaattaaaatcataatttaacATGTATCCCTTTTTGTCGCGGTTATGAAATAGATAAAATAAATCTTTAAATCATATTAaaactatttgtaatttgattcaCTAGTTCATATGATTATCTCGATAGATATAGTAGCAtgacatatattttttttgagaaaaaaattttaagccaACATAAATAATATTATGTTCCTTCTTATCTCATAAACAACCAATTGTCCTGTGGGGGATTAAACTGATGTGTCTCAAGCCATATACACATGGAAATCTTTGattcaatcaaaataataataacaatttaaaattatttctaATAATTATGAATTAATTAGGACATAGTGGAGTAATGGACTATAGAGCTAATTTGCTAAAGTGCCTAAAGCTATTTTGGGTCAAAGGATGAAATATTTGAACTACCAACCAAATTCTCCATGTTTACAAAATGTAAATATGCAAAACATTTCataatttttcattaatgaatgCCTCAGCTACTTGTAACACACCcgatttaatctcatattaaaatAGATAAAATCATTAATTTGAGTTTCAACATTTTAATTAAATGATTCAAGCTCGTTAATTTGACGGGTTACTTATCCATCATAATATCAcagatataataattatattattctcCTCTAATTATGATAAGCCATCATTGTAATAAATGAAACATAATGATAATAGTGGAATAGAAAGTTAAAGGGTGTGAtagtaacatatatatatatatatatatatatatatatatatagatacaaatatcctttgatgaactgaaTTGCGATGCACTCAGCAAATTTGAtccaaattttataattatatttttaaggaTAAGATTTTGTACAATAATAAGGCTATTCCCTTCCCACATACGAGACTATGATTtgagtcaaaaataaaaaataaaaattgcttCTCTAACTACTTAGacataagattatttattttaattctttTCATACCTCACATTAGTAGAATAttagattaattataaattatatcatgTAATTAGTTAACTTTAGtattttgataattatatttttaaaaattatattatgatccatatacttatgaaagtgaacATTTAACTATGTTTCTTTTCACGTTATTAATTTTGCTGACGAAAATACTCCACGTGCTAAGTGGTAAACCAAAGTGAGGTAAAGTCAGCATATATTTAATGGTAAAGCCTATTGTATTTTCGTCAATAGAGTCAATTGTGTAAGGAGAAATAGaattaaatatttcattttcatTAGTATAGTGATCccaataagaataactaaatactaaatataactaattaaaaaaatctataattaatcatatattatcataaaaaaataatataaataatatgtaaGACTACGACTCTCCCAAAATATGTCACTTTGCTGTATAATATATTACGATAATACATGTGTGATTTTATATCTACTATTTTATCTTAAAGTTAAGGTGGgatttgatttcaaaatattaCTAACAATAATCTATATCATTACCGATTGTATTAAttaacattttaaaaaatattgtatATCTTAATTAACCCTCGGCTTTGTTTGCTGTCATTTTGTTAAGGGAAATGTCCCACGCCACGCAATCGTAACAGTCCAAAACGATGCAGAAGCCGAAACAGCACCAGCCAACTCTGCATGACAGCATGGATACATCGCAGTACGTGCATGGCTGCAACAGAAAACCGACAGCCACATCCACGCAGAGCCTCAACTGATATAAAGAAGAGGCATTCAACATATactcatagagagagagagagagagaggaattacCAAGAAAAAGAGCATACGCTATCtgctagagagagaaagagaaggaacCCAAGGACCGaaggaacgaaggagaggggCTGCACTGTGGTGGTAAGCTCTCTCTTCTTTCTGCTGTCCATGATGCGGCTCATCATCTTGCTCCTGACATGATGGAGAATGGCCGATTCCAAGCAATGCAGAGAGTCATGTCACAGAAAGAGCAGTCGGATGGCCAAGCACGCCAACTGGTAGCAGTGGCCGTCGACAGGGACAAGAGCAGCCACGCTGCCTTCAGATGGGCTCTGGACAATGTTGTCACCAAAGGCCAAACCCTCACCCTCATCCATGTCAACACCAAGTGTAAGCGGACTTGCCCCTGGTTCTCGTTTGATCCAGCCTTGTCTTCATGAAATCTTTGTTGTAACGACTCTCCCTTCTCTTTTTGATGCATTGCAGCGGGGTATGGAGATGATGCAAGGGACGTTTTTGTCCCTTTTCGATGCTTTTGCACAAGAAAGGATGTGAGTCATCTTTGCTTTCATTTTAGAGTTTAACATAGTAAATTTCAATCTAGTGATTACTTCGACCAATCTACTGTTCAATTATTGATGTGAGTACAAGAAAATTAACAGAGGCCATTGAAAGCCATGATCATCTTAGACATAGCAGATTACCTGTTTGAATAATTGTGTCTGAGGCTTGGTGATACCTGCTCGGTGATGCATAATGACTCCCTTTTTCGAATGTGGTGACGAATCTGCTGTTCCTTTTCGAGAAGGTGATGAGTTTAGGATCGATGAAGATACCTTGCGGTTACATCCAAAAATTTCAATGTTAAGACCACTTCCATAGCCCCACAAATGATGATGAACCTGCTGGTCCTTTCCTGGCCAGCAATAGAAAAAGGATCAATTAAGATACCGTGAGGTTATATTAAAGAATTTTCAACATCAGATATGTTTAGATCATTTCCACACACCCACAAATGGTGAAGGATTGGTTGTTTCTTCCTTAGCAAACGATAAATTGAGCAATAGATATGGTTATATCTTATCTCCTGTGGCTGTAGCAATATCTTAAGATCAGACAGTGTTCCTCTACAAACTAGGATAATGCTAAGAGTCTAGTGATATACCATTATACCTCATTGAGGAAGCCCTGGTGAAGGGTAGTTGACATTGTCACCGACTCGAGAAAATCCACAGCATGGACaatttcttcttctgcttccttcTTTGAACAGATTCCAGCTGATCACCCAATTCATGCACTAACTTACGGATATCAAATTTGAGTATTCCTCAACAGGTATATAACAAAGATGTCATACTTGAAGACACTGATGTTGCCAAAGCGATCATAGGGTTCGTTGCTGATGCTGCAATTGAAAAGCTAGTGGTTGGTTCATCATCATCAAGAGGTGGATTTGTCAGGTGATCTTAAATCACTTGAGCACTTCTACAACTAAAGTCGAAATCTGTTTGGGCTGAAAAATATGTCTTTCAACACCAACTCTGTCATATTTTCCTCAGATCATTCAGAAACTCAGACATCAGTACCAATATCTACAAAGGTGTGCCTGATTTCTGTACTGTCTACCTCATCCATAAGGGGAAGGTATCCTCCGTGAAGAATGCCGTCCGGCCAGCTCCAGCCTTCTCTCTTCTCCAGAAGCAAATCCAAGGCCTTTCAAGTGTTAGACCTGACTCACTGGACCATAGTCACAAGAATGACATGAAAGGTCTGTGTTGCCATCAGTATAGGTACCATTGCAGTCTCTTCTTTTCCCCTGTTAACACAAGTTTTTTGCTACTTCTGTTCCTGAAGATCGGAATTTCCTAATGCCAAGTGAAGCTGCATTTGCTCCACGGAATCTGCAAAGAGAGGATGAATCGATCAAGTAAGAATTTCCATAAATCAAGAAAAAATTGCATATGAAATTTACCCTCCAATGCTGAACATTAGGCTTAATGCCTCAATTAGGTCACCTTTTACTAGGGGAACATGTGTTTCAACCAAAAAATCTAATGGAGAGATGATGATTGATGGCGATAAATCACTTGCCAATGCCCGCTCCTATCCTCCAAGATTGTCAAACATTTCAGACACCTATGATTGCAATTCTGAATCATCATGCTCATCTGGAAATGAGGTCGCTTCCCTATCTAGTGAGAGTCTATCATCTCAGCCTAAGGTGAGTTTGACTACATGGGATagtaaagaaaaagagaagtaaAGCAAAGCCAAGGCCAGCTTTCAAGTTTTCACAATCACTGGTATATAAGAAACCACTAACCAATGCCATAGCAGAATGTGAATATTACCTTTGAAATTTCAGGAAGATGTTGAAGCTAAGCTGAACAGGCTGAGATTAGAACTCAAGCAAACCATGGACATGTACAGCACAGCACGCAGAGAAGCACTGACAGCTAAACAGAAGGTAATTTATCCATTGCTGTCACAAAGATTGAACTTGTTTTCAGACGATGCCTTTGCTGCAGGCAATGGAGCTGCAACGCTGGAAGATGGAGGACGAGCCAAGATTAGAAGAAGCTCAACTGGTGAAAGAAGCGGCTAATGTTTTTGCACAAAGAGAGACTGCCGAAGCATCCAGAAAAATTGCAGTGTCAAAATCACAAAAGAACATCAGAGGAGAGGTGATTGCAGAGACTGAGAAGAATGATTTTGAAGCACTGTCACATACAAGTCTCAGTTATAGGAAGTACACAATAGAGGAGATAGAAGTAGCCACTGACCATTATGCACAGGACAGGAAAATTGGAGAAGGTGGTTATGGACCTGTTTACAGAGGTTATCTGGATCATACGCCCGTTGCCATTAAGGTTCTGCGTCCAGATGCTGCCCAAGGCAGAACGCAGTTTCAGCGAGAGGTATGAAACACATACAACAATGCTTCAAACTATCAGAACTCTGAAAATTTACAATTTACACATACATTCAGAGCAAGCACTATCTATGCAAAATGCAGCAATTAGCACATCGAGTCATATAGGTGTATATGTGTAACATTTTTATTGTATCATCTCCCATACACAGGTTGAAATATTATGCTGCATCCGACATCCAAATATGGTTCTACTGCTGGGCGCTTGCCCAGAACATGGCTGCCTTGTGTATGAGTACATGGCAAATGGAAGCTTGGAAGATTGCTTATTCAGGCGAGGGAATACACCACCCATTCCTTGGCAGCATAGGTTCCGGATTGCTGCAGAGATTGGCACAGGCCTCCTCTTTCTACACCAGACTAAACCAGAGCCACTGGTTCACAGAGACCTTAAGCCTGCCAACATCCTCCTTGACAGGAATTACGTCAGCAAGATCAGCGATGTTGGACTTGCCCGGTTGGTTCCACCAACTGCAGCAGACCATACCACCCAGTATTGCATGACAGCCACTGCTGGCACATTCTGCTATATCGACCCGGAGTATCAGCAAACTGGCATGCTCGGTGTAAAGTCTGATATATACTCTCTTGGAATCATATTGTTGCAAATTATCACTAGCAAATCTCCCATGGGGTTGGCACACTATATGGAGCGTGCAATTGAGAGAGGAACGTTCACAGAGATGTTGGACCAATCAGTACCAGATTGGCCAGTTGAGGAAGCATTAAGGTTAGCCAAGTTGGCACTGAAGTGTGCAGAGCTCAGACGGAAGGATCGACCAGATCTTGCAATGGTCATACTGCCAGAACTTGACAGACTTAGAGATCTTGCTGAGGAGAACATGCAGTACTTTGTGTTTGGGAGCAACCCGCACCCCTCACTCATGCACACCCCAGTTTCTACACAAGTATGGCTCTTGTCTTTCTCCAACTCTTCTCTGTTACAATGAGCAGCAATTATCAGACTCCACTAGCATACCATGTGGATATATAGGAATGTAGTAAGCTGAGGAAGTATCCATTGAATACAATACTCTAACTAGATCAAAGGATACTAAAAAATGTGGCATCGGTTACATGCCACACAACTTTATATGCATATAATGCTATCCCAACCGAAAGTATATTTCCAGTTCTTTAACAAATACATCAGCAAATAGGAAGAAATACAATAATTTTTTGGACCATGATCTAAACAAATATATAAAATGGACATGCAGAACACTTGTTCTCTTGACTCTTCTAAATTTCTCGTATACAAAAAAATTGAGCATCATGCATAATCAACTGAAGTAAGATAAGTTTAGATCTTCTGATTGTCATCGAGATTGTGTCCAATTATCAGATTATCATGATATGTAATGCAAGATGTCATGAAAAAGATTGTCTTCCACCAAAATTTCAGACCAACAAGAAATAGATGGCTCCCTATGATCCTTCTTTCCTTTCTTAATGTTCAGGATATCATTAATGGCTCTTCAACCACACCATCTGGATACGAAAGCTCAAGTGGATCATCAATGGCTGGAAGCAGATTGAGCATTTTCTGAGATGAAAAGAACAGTCCTGCTAGAGGTATAGCTTGATAAGAAAAGTTTTTTTCCATCTAAAATGTAATTGATAGACACCAAAATCTCTCATTGTTGGATGCAGGAAATTAATGTGCTCAAGAGAACTATACTACCTGTAACTGCATATGCTTGTAGAGAAGAAATGGCAAAGAAAGCTAGTTGCAGGTCCAGGCCTAGGGAGGCTGGTGATACGATGCAAAAGTCCTGTGACACGAAGAAAGCAGATATCCTATTAAGTACCAATACCGCCTCGTGACAACACCAAGAATGTAAGATATCTAGGTCAAGATAGATTTGTTTGTGTGTCCTGTTCCCTCACCTTCTTcctatcttttccttttttttcggaTCTTATGTACAATAAATATACCTAAATAGTTAAGACTAAAGATTGTGTAACTTTCTCTATTATCTGTTATCTGAGACATTTCAGGCAGGTGTGATTTTTCTGTATCTCCTTCTTGATTTCTCCTCTTTTTTGACGGAGGCTCCTCCAAATTGCCCTTCAAACCAAGAAAAGGTCAAGACTTAATAGTCGATTGTTTTAGCAGACATAATCTCTTTTGAAATGAATTTGGAGGTCTGATCACTCTCAAAATTGTTGTGTTTCTTTCAAATAAGAAGCTCAGAAAAATCAAGTGATAACTCCAATAGCTCAATACAGGAAATGAAATCATTGCATCTCATGTACAGCAATTTTTCACCGAGCCAGAGTTCCGACATGTACAAAAAAGAAATCAGACTCTGATATCCGAGGTTGATCGGAAAATTCTCCATATTCATTTTGGGTTGTTTGGTCACTGCAAGTTATACAGCTTCTACTTGTGTAATGAAACCCCCTATAAACT
The window above is part of the Musa acuminata AAA Group cultivar baxijiao unplaced genomic scaffold, Cavendish_Baxijiao_AAA HiC_scaffold_670, whole genome shotgun sequence genome. Proteins encoded here:
- the LOC135663008 gene encoding U-box domain-containing protein 35-like isoform X1, which produces MAATENRQPHPRRASTDIKKRHSTYTHRERERERNYQEKEHTLSARERKRRNPRTEGTKERGCTVVRVMSQKEQSDGQARQLVAVAVDRDKSSHAAFRWALDNVVTKGQTLTLIHVNTKSGYGDDARDVFVPFRCFCTRKDVYNKDVILEDTDVAKAIIGFVADAAIEKLVVGSSSSRGGFVRSFRNSDISTNIYKGVPDFCTVYLIHKGKVSSVKNAVRPAPAFSLLQKQIQGLSSVRPDSLDHSHKNDMKDRNFLMPSEAAFAPRNLQREDESIKSPFTRGTCVSTKKSNGEMMIDGDKSLANARSYPPRLSNISDTYDCNSESSCSSGNEVASLSSESLSSQPKEDVEAKLNRLRLELKQTMDMYSTARREALTAKQKAMELQRWKMEDEPRLEEAQLVKEAANVFAQRETAEASRKIAVSKSQKNIRGEVIAETEKNDFEALSHTSLSYRKYTIEEIEVATDHYAQDRKIGEGGYGPVYRGYLDHTPVAIKVLRPDAAQGRTQFQREVEILCCIRHPNMVLLLGACPEHGCLVYEYMANGSLEDCLFRRGNTPPIPWQHRFRIAAEIGTGLLFLHQTKPEPLVHRDLKPANILLDRNYVSKISDVGLARLVPPTAADHTTQYCMTATAGTFCYIDPEYQQTGMLGVKSDIYSLGIILLQIITSKSPMGLAHYMERAIERGTFTEMLDQSVPDWPVEEALRLAKLALKCAELRRKDRPDLAMVILPELDRLRDLAEENMQYFVFGSNPHPSLMHTPVSTQDIINGSSTTPSGYESSSGSSMAGSRLSIF
- the LOC135663008 gene encoding U-box domain-containing protein 35-like isoform X2, translated to MMENGRFQAMQRVMSQKEQSDGQARQLVAVAVDRDKSSHAAFRWALDNVVTKGQTLTLIHVNTKSGYGDDARDVFVPFRCFCTRKDVYNKDVILEDTDVAKAIIGFVADAAIEKLVVGSSSSRGGFVRSFRNSDISTNIYKGVPDFCTVYLIHKGKVSSVKNAVRPAPAFSLLQKQIQGLSSVRPDSLDHSHKNDMKDRNFLMPSEAAFAPRNLQREDESIKSPFTRGTCVSTKKSNGEMMIDGDKSLANARSYPPRLSNISDTYDCNSESSCSSGNEVASLSSESLSSQPKEDVEAKLNRLRLELKQTMDMYSTARREALTAKQKAMELQRWKMEDEPRLEEAQLVKEAANVFAQRETAEASRKIAVSKSQKNIRGEVIAETEKNDFEALSHTSLSYRKYTIEEIEVATDHYAQDRKIGEGGYGPVYRGYLDHTPVAIKVLRPDAAQGRTQFQREVEILCCIRHPNMVLLLGACPEHGCLVYEYMANGSLEDCLFRRGNTPPIPWQHRFRIAAEIGTGLLFLHQTKPEPLVHRDLKPANILLDRNYVSKISDVGLARLVPPTAADHTTQYCMTATAGTFCYIDPEYQQTGMLGVKSDIYSLGIILLQIITSKSPMGLAHYMERAIERGTFTEMLDQSVPDWPVEEALRLAKLALKCAELRRKDRPDLAMVILPELDRLRDLAEENMQYFVFGSNPHPSLMHTPVSTQDIINGSSTTPSGYESSSGSSMAGSRLSIF